In Achromobacter xylosoxidans A8, a single window of DNA contains:
- a CDS encoding tyrosine-type recombinase/integrase, with product MATKRVLQGLLADIHIKNWIRAGEPVAKSDGGGLTFTLSKSGTAAWVLRYRMPGRRAEATIGNYPDISLAEARKEASRLRAMIDAGKDPAAEKREAKQKARAAKNIGWLVDDYKEKVLKHLSSSTNRSYKRQLVRIEDGWRSRPVEEITHTDVIELISKTKSGFKTLKSGWRETETLYIVIREIFKHAAGQRIVVINPGVGISLEAIIGKRPKAKARLMLTDDEIAEFMQAKMNRQNQLSVWIIAATCVRVSEFTNAQRQHIRTDELTIKRLGAGLWHVPESKTGAAMDIPLAPQVVEWFRELDSLALDSRYIVPARSVARLKKHGGDAPIQKDGVWGAINYWIQNYQPKVRRFTPHDLRSTAKSHMRALGVGRDISEMCLNHKLKSVEGIYDQYSYWKERHEALALWADHLVKCQGLDGGAVGQARNAHARLRSLG from the coding sequence ATGGCGACAAAGCGCGTATTGCAGGGCCTGCTGGCCGACATCCATATAAAGAACTGGATCCGCGCCGGCGAGCCGGTGGCCAAGTCGGATGGCGGGGGGCTGACCTTTACCCTGTCGAAATCCGGGACGGCCGCCTGGGTGTTGCGGTACCGCATGCCCGGCCGCCGAGCCGAGGCCACGATCGGCAACTATCCCGACATCAGCCTGGCCGAGGCCCGCAAGGAGGCCAGCCGACTGCGCGCCATGATCGACGCTGGCAAAGACCCGGCGGCCGAGAAAAGGGAAGCCAAGCAGAAAGCCAGGGCCGCCAAGAATATAGGGTGGCTGGTCGACGACTATAAGGAAAAGGTCCTCAAGCATCTGTCGAGCTCCACGAACCGGAGCTACAAGCGTCAGCTCGTCCGGATAGAGGATGGATGGCGATCGCGGCCCGTGGAGGAAATCACCCACACTGACGTCATCGAGCTGATCAGCAAGACGAAATCAGGTTTCAAAACCCTCAAGTCTGGCTGGCGCGAGACGGAAACGCTGTATATCGTCATCCGGGAGATTTTCAAGCATGCCGCCGGCCAGCGCATTGTGGTGATCAATCCCGGCGTGGGCATCAGCTTGGAGGCGATCATCGGGAAGCGGCCGAAAGCCAAGGCGCGACTCATGCTCACCGATGACGAGATCGCCGAGTTCATGCAGGCCAAGATGAACCGCCAGAATCAGCTGAGCGTGTGGATTATTGCCGCGACCTGCGTGCGCGTGTCCGAGTTCACCAACGCCCAGCGACAGCACATCAGGACAGACGAGCTGACCATCAAGCGTCTCGGCGCCGGCCTATGGCACGTTCCGGAATCGAAGACCGGGGCGGCCATGGACATCCCGCTGGCGCCGCAGGTGGTGGAGTGGTTCCGCGAGCTGGATAGCCTGGCGCTGGATTCCCGGTACATCGTGCCGGCGCGGTCGGTGGCAAGGCTCAAAAAACACGGCGGGGATGCGCCCATTCAGAAAGACGGGGTGTGGGGTGCCATCAACTACTGGATCCAGAACTACCAGCCCAAGGTCCGACGCTTCACCCCGCACGATCTGCGCTCCACCGCGAAATCGCATATGCGCGCCCTCGGCGTCGGCCGCGATATCTCCGAGATGTGCCTTAACCACAAGCTCAAGAGCGTGGAGGGGATTTACGACCAGTACAGCTACTGGAAGGAACGGCACGAAGCTCTCGCGCTCTGGGCAGATCACTTGGTGAAGTGCCAGGGCCTCGACGGAGGCGCAGTGGGCCAGGCGAGGAATGCGCACGCGCGGCTGCGCTCCCTTGGGTAG
- the rng gene encoding ribonuclease G, whose protein sequence is MSEDILINVTPFETRVALVEQGSVQELHVERSIQRGHVGNIYLGRVVRVLPGMQSAFIDIGLERAAFIHIADLRENRGERSQGLTPTPIEKLLFEGQTIMVQVVKDPLGTKGARLSTQISMAGRMLVYLPHDPHIGISQKIDDESERIQLRERLQALMPAEEKGGFIVRTQAEGANDEELTADLEYLRKLWTSVQAAARTQPAPALLHQDLTLAQRVLRDMVGPNTGAILVDSRTTSAAMLEWARVYTPSVVDRIQHYSGERPLFDTANVDDEIARALSRRVDLKSGGYLIIDQTEALTTVDVNTGGFVGGRNFDDTIFKTNLEAAQAIARQLRLRNLGGIVILDFIDMEEQEHRETVLAELKKALSRDRTRMTVNGFTQLGLVEMTRKRTRDSLAHQLCEPCPMCEARGNVRTPRTVCYEILREILREARQFNPKEFRILASQEVVDLFLEEESQHLAMLGDFVRKRISLEVEGAYSQEQYDIILV, encoded by the coding sequence CTGAGCGAAGACATCCTGATCAACGTCACCCCCTTTGAAACCCGCGTTGCGCTGGTGGAACAAGGGTCGGTGCAGGAACTGCACGTAGAACGCAGCATTCAGCGGGGCCATGTCGGCAATATCTATCTTGGACGAGTGGTCCGCGTGCTGCCTGGCATGCAGAGCGCCTTCATCGATATCGGACTGGAGCGCGCGGCCTTCATACATATCGCCGATCTGCGTGAAAATCGTGGCGAAAGAAGCCAGGGGCTCACCCCCACGCCCATCGAAAAGCTGCTTTTCGAGGGACAGACCATCATGGTCCAGGTGGTCAAAGACCCCCTGGGCACCAAGGGTGCGCGGCTATCGACCCAGATCAGCATGGCCGGCCGGATGTTGGTTTACCTGCCCCACGACCCGCATATCGGCATTTCGCAGAAGATCGACGACGAATCCGAGCGCATCCAGTTGCGCGAACGCCTGCAGGCTTTGATGCCCGCCGAGGAAAAAGGCGGCTTCATCGTCCGCACCCAGGCGGAAGGCGCCAATGACGAGGAGCTGACGGCGGACCTGGAATATCTGCGCAAACTGTGGACCAGCGTCCAGGCAGCAGCCCGCACCCAGCCCGCCCCTGCTCTGCTGCATCAGGATCTGACCTTGGCGCAGCGCGTCTTGCGCGACATGGTGGGTCCGAACACCGGCGCCATACTCGTGGATTCCCGCACGACCAGCGCCGCGATGTTGGAGTGGGCGCGGGTCTATACCCCCTCGGTGGTGGACCGCATTCAGCATTACAGTGGGGAGCGTCCGCTGTTCGACACCGCCAATGTGGACGACGAGATTGCACGGGCGCTATCGCGCCGAGTGGATTTGAAGTCGGGCGGCTACCTCATCATCGACCAGACCGAGGCGCTGACCACGGTCGACGTCAACACCGGCGGCTTCGTGGGCGGCCGCAATTTCGACGACACCATCTTCAAGACCAACCTGGAAGCGGCCCAGGCCATCGCCCGCCAGCTGCGGCTGCGCAATCTGGGCGGCATCGTCATCCTGGACTTCATCGACATGGAGGAACAGGAACACCGCGAAACCGTGCTGGCCGAACTGAAGAAGGCGCTGTCGCGCGACCGCACCCGCATGACGGTCAACGGCTTTACACAGCTGGGCCTGGTGGAAATGACGCGCAAGCGTACCCGCGATTCGCTGGCGCATCAGCTGTGCGAGCCCTGCCCGATGTGCGAGGCGCGCGGCAACGTGCGCACGCCGCGCACGGTCTGCTATGAAATCCTGCGCGAGATCCTGCGCGAGGCGCGGCAATTCAATCCCAAGGAATTCCGCATCCTGGCCTCGCAAGAGGTGGTCGACCTGTTTCTTGAAGAAGAAAGCCAGCATCTGGCGATGCTGGGCGACTTCGTGCGCAAGCGCATTTCGCTGGAAGTGGAAGGCGCGTACTCGCAAGAGCAGTACGACATAATTCTTGTCTGA
- a CDS encoding lysis system i-spanin subunit Rz — protein MSIRTALIGWRGYAVALVVGGAVAGSAAWTAQSWRYGAEMAGMRADEAGRVSEAQRQAREILQRRYADVGLINERNAKAEWAAYGGLRSAQLEDNGLRADVDAGRQRLRVQASCPAGSGGVPPAGAAAGVDHGARAELDRAARSDYFALRAGIQRVTAQLEACQARLR, from the coding sequence ATGTCTATCCGGACTGCGTTGATCGGCTGGCGCGGCTACGCGGTAGCGCTGGTAGTGGGCGGTGCGGTCGCTGGCAGCGCGGCTTGGACGGCTCAAAGCTGGCGCTATGGCGCGGAGATGGCCGGCATGCGCGCAGACGAAGCCGGGCGCGTGTCCGAGGCGCAGCGCCAGGCGCGCGAGATCCTGCAGAGGCGTTACGCCGATGTAGGCCTGATCAACGAACGGAATGCGAAGGCGGAGTGGGCCGCCTATGGAGGGCTGCGTAGTGCGCAACTTGAAGATAATGGCCTTCGGGCTGATGTTGATGCTGGGCGTCAGCGGTTGCGCGTCCAGGCGAGCTGTCCCGCCGGCAGCGGTGGAGTGCCCCCAGCCGGAGCCGCCGCCGGCGTGGATCATGGAGCCCGCGCCGAACTTGATCGAGCTGCTCGATCGGATTATTTCGCCCTCCGGGCGGGAATCCAGCGAGTAACAGCGCAGCTCGAGGCATGCCAGGCGCGCTTACGCTGA